Proteins encoded by one window of Antechinus flavipes isolate AdamAnt ecotype Samford, QLD, Australia chromosome 4, AdamAnt_v2, whole genome shotgun sequence:
- the SRRT gene encoding serrate RNA effector molecule homolog isoform X7, which translates to MGDSDDEYDRRRRDKFRRERSDYDRSRERDERRRGDDWNDREWDRGRDRRSRGEYRDYDRNRRERFSPPRHELSPPQKRMRRDWDEHSSDPYHSGYEMPYAGGGGGPTYGPPQPWGHPDVHIMQHHVLPIQARLGSIAEIDLGVPPPVMKTFKEFLLSLDDSVDETEAVKRYNDYKLEFRRQQMQDFFLAHKDEEWFRSKYHPDEVGKRRQEARGALQNRLQVFLSLMDSGWFDNLLLDIDKADAIVKMLDAAVIKMEGGTEHDLRILDQEEEEEQSGKPGESGKKEDGRGGLVLPDGERKTDKDDKEDSKQTENDSLSEDKAKKPDGDGGKDEKKEEPEKETKKSSKKRNRKHSGDDSFDEGSVSESESESESVPAEEEKDEAEETAKEKDKPKEEDREKPKEKPKETLGLEFKPRPLHKTCSLFMRNIAPNIPRAEIISLCKKYPGFMRVALSEPQPERRFFRRGWVTFDRSVNIKEICWNLQNIRLRECELSPGVNRDLTRRVRNVNGITQHKQIVRNDIKLAAKLIHTLDDRTQLWGADSGTPPLPTSLPSQNPILKNITDYLIEEVSAEEEELLGNSGGGPPEEPPKEGNPAEINVERDEKLLKVLDKLLLYLRIVHSLDYYNTCEYPNEDEMPNRCGIIHVRGPIPPNRISHGEVVEWQKTFEEKLTPLLSVRESLSEDEAQKMGRKDPEQEVEKFVTSNTQELGKDKWLCPLSGKKFKGPEFVRKHIFNKHAEKIEEVKKEVAFFNNFLTDAKRPALPEVKPAQPPGPAQSLTGLPYPHQTPQGLMPYGQPRPPILGYGAAAVRPTVPTGGPPYGGPHAPYGAGRGNYDSFRGQGGYPGKPRNRMVRGDPRAIVEYRDLDAPEDVDFF; encoded by the exons ATGGGTGACAGTGATGATGAATATGACCGTAGGCGAAGGGACAAGTTCCGAAGAGAACGAAGTGATTATGATCGTtcaagagaaagagatgagagacgGAGGGGGGATGACTGGAATGATCG AGAGTGGGACCGTGGACGAGATCGGAGGAGCAGGGGAGAGTATCGTGACTATGATAGAAATCGGCGTGAACGCTTTTCTCCACCGCGCCATGAACTCAGTCCTCCCCAAAAACGAATGAGACGAGACTG GGATGAGCACAGCTCTGACCCATACCACAGTGGCTATGAGATGCCTTATGCCGGGGGAGGTGGAGGCCCAACTTACGGCCCTCCTCAGCCCTGGGGCCATCCAGATGTCCACATTATGCAACATCATGTACTGCCCATCCAAGCCAG GCTGGGCAGCATCGCAGAAATCGACTTGGGTGTTCCACCACCTGTTATGAAGACCTTTAAGGAGTTTCTGCTGTCACTGGATGATTCTGTGGATGAAACAGAAGCTGTTAAACGATACAATGATTACAAGCTGGAGTTTCGAAGGCAGCAGATGCAAGACTTCTTCCTGGCTCATAAAGATGAGGAGTG GTTTCGGTCCAAATACCACCCTGATGAGGTGGGGAAGCGTCGGCAGGAAGCCAGAGGAGCCCTACAGAACAGACTTCAAGTGTTCCTATCTCTAATGGATAGTGGCTGGTTTGATAACCTCCTCTTGGACATTGACAAGGCTGATGCCATCGTTAAGATGCTGGATGCAG CTGTGATTAAGATGGAAGGAGGCACAGAACATGATCTTCGCATTCTGGaccaggaagaagaagaagagcaatCAGGGAAACCTGGAGAATCTGGCAAGAAAGAAGATGGACGGGGAGGTTTAGTGCTCCCTGACGGGGAACGAAAAACTGATAAGGATGACAAAGAAGACAGCAAACAG ACTGAGAATGATAGTCTGTCTGAAGATAAAGCCAAAAAACCTGATGGTGATGggggaaaagatgagaagaaagaagagcctgagaaagaaacaaaaaag AGCAGTAAGAAGCGAAACCGGAAACACAGTGGGGATGACAGCTTTGATGAAGGCAGTGTGTCTGAGTCTGAATCTGAGTCAGAGAGTGTTCCGGctgaggaggagaaggatgaggCTG AAGAAACTGCCAAGGAGAAGGATAAGCCCAAAGAGGAAGATCGAGAAAAACCTAAAGAGAAGCCCAAGGAAACACTTGGACTAGAATTCAAACCCCGACCACTACACAAGACTTGCTCTCTCTTCATGCGCAACATTGCACCCAATATCCCTCGGGCTGAGATTATCTCT cTGTGTAAGAAATACCCAGGCTTCATGCGTGTGGCTTTGTCAGAGCCCCAGCCTGAGAGGAG ATTTTTCCGTCGGGGTTGGGTGACTTTTGATCGAAGTGTTAACATCAAGGAAATTTGCTGGAACTTGCAAAATATCAGG CTTCGGGAATGTGAACTGAGCCCTGGTGTGAATCGAGACTTAACTCGACGGGTCCGTAATGTCAATGGCATCACTCAACACAAACAAATTGTGCGCAATGACATCAAGCTGGCTGCCAAGCTGATTCATACTCTGGATGATAGAACCCAACTTTGGGGGGCTGATTCTGGGACCCCTCCCTTGCCTACG AGCCTGCCCTCTCAGAATCCAATTCTGAAGAATATTACTGATTACCTGATTGAGGAAGTGAGTGCTGAAGAGGAAGAGCTGCTGGGGAACAGTGGAGGGGGACCCCCTGAAGAACCTCCCAAGGAGGGGAATCCAGCTGAAATTAATGTGGAACGAGATGAAAAGCTACTCAAG GTTCTTGACAAACTCCTTCTGTACTTACGCATTGTGCACTCTCTGGACTATTACAACACTTGTGAATAtcccaatgaagatgaaatgccCAACAGATGTGGCATCATTCACGTTCGAGGGCCTATACCCCCAAATCGCATCAGCCATGGTGAAG TAGTAGAATGGCAGAAGACATTTGAGGAAAAGCTGACACCCTTGTTGAGTGTTCGGGAGTCTTTGTCAGAGGATGAAGCCCAGAAGATGGGACGAAAAGACCCTGAGCAAGAGGTGGAAAAATTTGTCACTTCCAATACCCAGGAACTGGGCAAAGACAAGTGGCTATGCCCCCTCAGTGGCAAAAAATTCAAG GGCCCTGAATTTGTACGGAAGCACATCTTCAACAAGCATGCTGAAAAAAttgaggaagtaaagaaggaggTGGCCTTTTTCAACAACTTCCTTACTGATGCCAAGCGGCCAGCACTGCCTGAGGTCAAGCCAGCTCAACCACCTGGTCCCGCTCAAA GCCTGACAGGACTTCCCTACCCACATCAGACGCCCCAGGGCCTGATGCCTTATGGTCAACCTCGGCCACCTATCCTTGGCTATGGAG CTGCAGCTGTCCGTCCCACAGTCCCTACAGGAGGACCCCCATATGGTGGCCCCCATGCTCCATATGGTGCTGGCCGTGGCAACTATGACTCATTCCGGGGCCAGGGTGGTTATCCTGGGAAACCTCGAAACCG GATGGTTCGTGGTGACCCAAGGGCAATTGTGGAATACCGGGATCTGGATGCCCCTGAAGATGTTGATTTCTTCTGA
- the SRRT gene encoding serrate RNA effector molecule homolog isoform X4, whose amino-acid sequence MGDSDDEYDRRRRDKFRRERSDYDRSRERDERRRGDDWNDREWDRGRDRRSRGEYRDYDRNRRERFSPPRHELSPPQKRMRRDWDEHSSDPYHSGYEMPYAGGGGGPTYGPPQPWGHPDVHIMQHHVLPIQARPPDRAPPRLGSIAEIDLGVPPPVMKTFKEFLLSLDDSVDETEAVKRYNDYKLEFRRQQMQDFFLAHKDEEWFRSKYHPDEVGKRRQEARGALQNRLQVFLSLMDSGWFDNLLLDIDKADAIVKMLDAAVIKMEGGTEHDLRILDQEEEEEQSGKPGESGKKEDGRGGLVLPDGERKTDKDDKEDSKQTENDSLSEDKAKKPDGDGGKDEKKEEPEKETKKSSKKRNRKHSGDDSFDEGSVSESESESESVPAEEEKDEAEETAKEKDKPKEEDREKPKEKPKETLGLEFKPRPLHKTCSLFMRNIAPNIPRAEIISLCKKYPGFMRVALSEPQPERRFFRRGWVTFDRSVNIKEICWNLQNIRLRECELSPGVNRDLTRRVRNVNGITQHKQIVRNDIKLAAKLIHTLDDRTQLWGADSGTPPLPTSLPSQNPILKNITDYLIEEVSAEEEELLGNSGGGPPEEPPKEGNPAEINVERDEKLLKVLDKLLLYLRIVHSLDYYNTCEYPNEDEMPNRCGIIHVRGPIPPNRISHGEVVEWQKTFEEKLTPLLSVRESLSEDEAQKMGRKDPEQEVEKFVTSNTQELGKDKWLCPLSGKKFKGPEFVRKHIFNKHAEKIEEVKKEVAFFNNFLTDAKRPALPEVKPAQPPGPAQIIHVPVRAVLPPGLTGLPYPHQTPQGLMPYGQPRPPILGYGAAAVRPTVPTGGPPYGGPHAPYGAGRGNYDSFRGQGGYPGKPRNRMVRGDPRAIVEYRDLDAPEDVDFF is encoded by the exons ATGGGTGACAGTGATGATGAATATGACCGTAGGCGAAGGGACAAGTTCCGAAGAGAACGAAGTGATTATGATCGTtcaagagaaagagatgagagacgGAGGGGGGATGACTGGAATGATCG AGAGTGGGACCGTGGACGAGATCGGAGGAGCAGGGGAGAGTATCGTGACTATGATAGAAATCGGCGTGAACGCTTTTCTCCACCGCGCCATGAACTCAGTCCTCCCCAAAAACGAATGAGACGAGACTG GGATGAGCACAGCTCTGACCCATACCACAGTGGCTATGAGATGCCTTATGCCGGGGGAGGTGGAGGCCCAACTTACGGCCCTCCTCAGCCCTGGGGCCATCCAGATGTCCACATTATGCAACATCATGTACTGCCCATCCAAGCCAG ACCCCCCGACCGGGCCCCCCCCAGGCTGGGCAGCATCGCAGAAATCGACTTGGGTGTTCCACCACCTGTTATGAAGACCTTTAAGGAGTTTCTGCTGTCACTGGATGATTCTGTGGATGAAACAGAAGCTGTTAAACGATACAATGATTACAAGCTGGAGTTTCGAAGGCAGCAGATGCAAGACTTCTTCCTGGCTCATAAAGATGAGGAGTG GTTTCGGTCCAAATACCACCCTGATGAGGTGGGGAAGCGTCGGCAGGAAGCCAGAGGAGCCCTACAGAACAGACTTCAAGTGTTCCTATCTCTAATGGATAGTGGCTGGTTTGATAACCTCCTCTTGGACATTGACAAGGCTGATGCCATCGTTAAGATGCTGGATGCAG CTGTGATTAAGATGGAAGGAGGCACAGAACATGATCTTCGCATTCTGGaccaggaagaagaagaagagcaatCAGGGAAACCTGGAGAATCTGGCAAGAAAGAAGATGGACGGGGAGGTTTAGTGCTCCCTGACGGGGAACGAAAAACTGATAAGGATGACAAAGAAGACAGCAAACAG ACTGAGAATGATAGTCTGTCTGAAGATAAAGCCAAAAAACCTGATGGTGATGggggaaaagatgagaagaaagaagagcctgagaaagaaacaaaaaag AGCAGTAAGAAGCGAAACCGGAAACACAGTGGGGATGACAGCTTTGATGAAGGCAGTGTGTCTGAGTCTGAATCTGAGTCAGAGAGTGTTCCGGctgaggaggagaaggatgaggCTG AAGAAACTGCCAAGGAGAAGGATAAGCCCAAAGAGGAAGATCGAGAAAAACCTAAAGAGAAGCCCAAGGAAACACTTGGACTAGAATTCAAACCCCGACCACTACACAAGACTTGCTCTCTCTTCATGCGCAACATTGCACCCAATATCCCTCGGGCTGAGATTATCTCT cTGTGTAAGAAATACCCAGGCTTCATGCGTGTGGCTTTGTCAGAGCCCCAGCCTGAGAGGAG ATTTTTCCGTCGGGGTTGGGTGACTTTTGATCGAAGTGTTAACATCAAGGAAATTTGCTGGAACTTGCAAAATATCAGG CTTCGGGAATGTGAACTGAGCCCTGGTGTGAATCGAGACTTAACTCGACGGGTCCGTAATGTCAATGGCATCACTCAACACAAACAAATTGTGCGCAATGACATCAAGCTGGCTGCCAAGCTGATTCATACTCTGGATGATAGAACCCAACTTTGGGGGGCTGATTCTGGGACCCCTCCCTTGCCTACG AGCCTGCCCTCTCAGAATCCAATTCTGAAGAATATTACTGATTACCTGATTGAGGAAGTGAGTGCTGAAGAGGAAGAGCTGCTGGGGAACAGTGGAGGGGGACCCCCTGAAGAACCTCCCAAGGAGGGGAATCCAGCTGAAATTAATGTGGAACGAGATGAAAAGCTACTCAAG GTTCTTGACAAACTCCTTCTGTACTTACGCATTGTGCACTCTCTGGACTATTACAACACTTGTGAATAtcccaatgaagatgaaatgccCAACAGATGTGGCATCATTCACGTTCGAGGGCCTATACCCCCAAATCGCATCAGCCATGGTGAAG TAGTAGAATGGCAGAAGACATTTGAGGAAAAGCTGACACCCTTGTTGAGTGTTCGGGAGTCTTTGTCAGAGGATGAAGCCCAGAAGATGGGACGAAAAGACCCTGAGCAAGAGGTGGAAAAATTTGTCACTTCCAATACCCAGGAACTGGGCAAAGACAAGTGGCTATGCCCCCTCAGTGGCAAAAAATTCAAG GGCCCTGAATTTGTACGGAAGCACATCTTCAACAAGCATGCTGAAAAAAttgaggaagtaaagaaggaggTGGCCTTTTTCAACAACTTCCTTACTGATGCCAAGCGGCCAGCACTGCCTGAGGTCAAGCCAGCTCAACCACCTGGTCCCGCTCAAA TAATTCATGTTCCGGTCCGTGCTGTACTCCCCCCAGGCCTGACAGGACTTCCCTACCCACATCAGACGCCCCAGGGCCTGATGCCTTATGGTCAACCTCGGCCACCTATCCTTGGCTATGGAG CTGCAGCTGTCCGTCCCACAGTCCCTACAGGAGGACCCCCATATGGTGGCCCCCATGCTCCATATGGTGCTGGCCGTGGCAACTATGACTCATTCCGGGGCCAGGGTGGTTATCCTGGGAAACCTCGAAACCG GATGGTTCGTGGTGACCCAAGGGCAATTGTGGAATACCGGGATCTGGATGCCCCTGAAGATGTTGATTTCTTCTGA
- the SRRT gene encoding serrate RNA effector molecule homolog isoform X5 codes for MGDSDDEYDRRRRDKFRRERSDYDRSRERDERRRGDDWNDREWDRGRDRRSRGEYRDYDRNRRERFSPPRHELSPPQKRMRRDWDEHSSDPYHSGYEMPYAGGGGGPTYGPPQPWGHPDVHIMQHHVLPIQARLGSIAEIDLGVPPPVMKTFKEFLLSLDDSVDETEAVKRYNDYKLEFRRQQMQDFFLAHKDEEWFRSKYHPDEVGKRRQEARGALQNRLQVFLSLMDSGWFDNLLLDIDKADAIVKMLDAAVIKMEGGTEHDLRILDQEEEEEQSGKPGESGKKEDGRGGLVLPDGERKTDKDDKEDSKQTENDSLSEDKAKKPDGDGGKDEKKEEPEKETKKSSKKRNRKHSGDDSFDEGSVSESESESESVPAEEEKDEAEETAKEKDKPKEEDREKPKEKPKETLGLEFKPRPLHKTCSLFMRNIAPNIPRAEIISLCKKYPGFMRVALSEPQPERRFFRRGWVTFDRSVNIKEICWNLQNIRLRECELSPGVNRDLTRRVRNVNGITQHKQIVRNDIKLAAKLIHTLDDRTQLWGADSGTPPLPTSLPSQNPILKNITDYLIEEVSAEEEELLGNSGGGPPEEPPKEGNPAEINVERDEKLLKVLDKLLLYLRIVHSLDYYNTCEYPNEDEMPNRCGIIHVRGPIPPNRISHGEVVEWQKTFEEKLTPLLSVRESLSEDEAQKMGRKDPEQEVEKFVTSNTQELGKDKWLCPLSGKKFKGPEFVRKHIFNKHAEKIEEVKKEVAFFNNFLTDAKRPALPEVKPAQPPGPAQIIHVPVRAVLPPGLTGLPYPHQTPQGLMPYGQPRPPILGYGAAAVRPTVPTGGPPYGGPHAPYGAGRGNYDSFRGQGGYPGKPRNRMVRGDPRAIVEYRDLDAPEDVDFF; via the exons ATGGGTGACAGTGATGATGAATATGACCGTAGGCGAAGGGACAAGTTCCGAAGAGAACGAAGTGATTATGATCGTtcaagagaaagagatgagagacgGAGGGGGGATGACTGGAATGATCG AGAGTGGGACCGTGGACGAGATCGGAGGAGCAGGGGAGAGTATCGTGACTATGATAGAAATCGGCGTGAACGCTTTTCTCCACCGCGCCATGAACTCAGTCCTCCCCAAAAACGAATGAGACGAGACTG GGATGAGCACAGCTCTGACCCATACCACAGTGGCTATGAGATGCCTTATGCCGGGGGAGGTGGAGGCCCAACTTACGGCCCTCCTCAGCCCTGGGGCCATCCAGATGTCCACATTATGCAACATCATGTACTGCCCATCCAAGCCAG GCTGGGCAGCATCGCAGAAATCGACTTGGGTGTTCCACCACCTGTTATGAAGACCTTTAAGGAGTTTCTGCTGTCACTGGATGATTCTGTGGATGAAACAGAAGCTGTTAAACGATACAATGATTACAAGCTGGAGTTTCGAAGGCAGCAGATGCAAGACTTCTTCCTGGCTCATAAAGATGAGGAGTG GTTTCGGTCCAAATACCACCCTGATGAGGTGGGGAAGCGTCGGCAGGAAGCCAGAGGAGCCCTACAGAACAGACTTCAAGTGTTCCTATCTCTAATGGATAGTGGCTGGTTTGATAACCTCCTCTTGGACATTGACAAGGCTGATGCCATCGTTAAGATGCTGGATGCAG CTGTGATTAAGATGGAAGGAGGCACAGAACATGATCTTCGCATTCTGGaccaggaagaagaagaagagcaatCAGGGAAACCTGGAGAATCTGGCAAGAAAGAAGATGGACGGGGAGGTTTAGTGCTCCCTGACGGGGAACGAAAAACTGATAAGGATGACAAAGAAGACAGCAAACAG ACTGAGAATGATAGTCTGTCTGAAGATAAAGCCAAAAAACCTGATGGTGATGggggaaaagatgagaagaaagaagagcctgagaaagaaacaaaaaag AGCAGTAAGAAGCGAAACCGGAAACACAGTGGGGATGACAGCTTTGATGAAGGCAGTGTGTCTGAGTCTGAATCTGAGTCAGAGAGTGTTCCGGctgaggaggagaaggatgaggCTG AAGAAACTGCCAAGGAGAAGGATAAGCCCAAAGAGGAAGATCGAGAAAAACCTAAAGAGAAGCCCAAGGAAACACTTGGACTAGAATTCAAACCCCGACCACTACACAAGACTTGCTCTCTCTTCATGCGCAACATTGCACCCAATATCCCTCGGGCTGAGATTATCTCT cTGTGTAAGAAATACCCAGGCTTCATGCGTGTGGCTTTGTCAGAGCCCCAGCCTGAGAGGAG ATTTTTCCGTCGGGGTTGGGTGACTTTTGATCGAAGTGTTAACATCAAGGAAATTTGCTGGAACTTGCAAAATATCAGG CTTCGGGAATGTGAACTGAGCCCTGGTGTGAATCGAGACTTAACTCGACGGGTCCGTAATGTCAATGGCATCACTCAACACAAACAAATTGTGCGCAATGACATCAAGCTGGCTGCCAAGCTGATTCATACTCTGGATGATAGAACCCAACTTTGGGGGGCTGATTCTGGGACCCCTCCCTTGCCTACG AGCCTGCCCTCTCAGAATCCAATTCTGAAGAATATTACTGATTACCTGATTGAGGAAGTGAGTGCTGAAGAGGAAGAGCTGCTGGGGAACAGTGGAGGGGGACCCCCTGAAGAACCTCCCAAGGAGGGGAATCCAGCTGAAATTAATGTGGAACGAGATGAAAAGCTACTCAAG GTTCTTGACAAACTCCTTCTGTACTTACGCATTGTGCACTCTCTGGACTATTACAACACTTGTGAATAtcccaatgaagatgaaatgccCAACAGATGTGGCATCATTCACGTTCGAGGGCCTATACCCCCAAATCGCATCAGCCATGGTGAAG TAGTAGAATGGCAGAAGACATTTGAGGAAAAGCTGACACCCTTGTTGAGTGTTCGGGAGTCTTTGTCAGAGGATGAAGCCCAGAAGATGGGACGAAAAGACCCTGAGCAAGAGGTGGAAAAATTTGTCACTTCCAATACCCAGGAACTGGGCAAAGACAAGTGGCTATGCCCCCTCAGTGGCAAAAAATTCAAG GGCCCTGAATTTGTACGGAAGCACATCTTCAACAAGCATGCTGAAAAAAttgaggaagtaaagaaggaggTGGCCTTTTTCAACAACTTCCTTACTGATGCCAAGCGGCCAGCACTGCCTGAGGTCAAGCCAGCTCAACCACCTGGTCCCGCTCAAA TAATTCATGTTCCGGTCCGTGCTGTACTCCCCCCAGGCCTGACAGGACTTCCCTACCCACATCAGACGCCCCAGGGCCTGATGCCTTATGGTCAACCTCGGCCACCTATCCTTGGCTATGGAG CTGCAGCTGTCCGTCCCACAGTCCCTACAGGAGGACCCCCATATGGTGGCCCCCATGCTCCATATGGTGCTGGCCGTGGCAACTATGACTCATTCCGGGGCCAGGGTGGTTATCCTGGGAAACCTCGAAACCG GATGGTTCGTGGTGACCCAAGGGCAATTGTGGAATACCGGGATCTGGATGCCCCTGAAGATGTTGATTTCTTCTGA
- the SRRT gene encoding serrate RNA effector molecule homolog isoform X3, translating into MGDSDDEYDRRRRDKFRRERSDYDRSRERDERRRGDDWNDREWDRGRDRRSRGEYRDYDRNRRERFSPPRHELSPPQKRMRRDWDEHSSDPYHSGYEMPYAGGGGGPTYGPPQPWGHPDVHIMQHHVLPIQARNGAAGYLGPPSPHPLPPQPRPPDRAPPRLGSIAEIDLGVPPPVMKTFKEFLLSLDDSVDETEAVKRYNDYKLEFRRQQMQDFFLAHKDEEWFRSKYHPDEVGKRRQEARGALQNRLQVFLSLMDSGWFDNLLLDIDKADAIVKMLDAAVIKMEGGTEHDLRILDQEEEEEQSGKPGESGKKEDGRGGLVLPDGERKTDKDDKEDSKQTENDSLSEDKAKKPDGDGGKDEKKEEPEKETKKSSKKRNRKHSGDDSFDEGSVSESESESESVPAEEEKDEAEETAKEKDKPKEEDREKPKEKPKETLGLEFKPRPLHKTCSLFMRNIAPNIPRAEIISLCKKYPGFMRVALSEPQPERRFFRRGWVTFDRSVNIKEICWNLQNIRLRECELSPGVNRDLTRRVRNVNGITQHKQIVRNDIKLAAKLIHTLDDRTQLWGADSGTPPLPTSLPSQNPILKNITDYLIEEVSAEEEELLGNSGGGPPEEPPKEGNPAEINVERDEKLLKVLDKLLLYLRIVHSLDYYNTCEYPNEDEMPNRCGIIHVRGPIPPNRISHGEVVEWQKTFEEKLTPLLSVRESLSEDEAQKMGRKDPEQEVEKFVTSNTQELGKDKWLCPLSGKKFKGPEFVRKHIFNKHAEKIEEVKKEVAFFNNFLTDAKRPALPEVKPAQPPGPAQSLTGLPYPHQTPQGLMPYGQPRPPILGYGAAAVRPTVPTGGPPYGGPHAPYGAGRGNYDSFRGQGGYPGKPRNRMVRGDPRAIVEYRDLDAPEDVDFF; encoded by the exons ATGGGTGACAGTGATGATGAATATGACCGTAGGCGAAGGGACAAGTTCCGAAGAGAACGAAGTGATTATGATCGTtcaagagaaagagatgagagacgGAGGGGGGATGACTGGAATGATCG AGAGTGGGACCGTGGACGAGATCGGAGGAGCAGGGGAGAGTATCGTGACTATGATAGAAATCGGCGTGAACGCTTTTCTCCACCGCGCCATGAACTCAGTCCTCCCCAAAAACGAATGAGACGAGACTG GGATGAGCACAGCTCTGACCCATACCACAGTGGCTATGAGATGCCTTATGCCGGGGGAGGTGGAGGCCCAACTTACGGCCCTCCTCAGCCCTGGGGCCATCCAGATGTCCACATTATGCAACATCATGTACTGCCCATCCAAGCCAG GAATGGGGCTGCTGGCTACCTTGGCCCCCCatccccccaccctcttccccccCAACCAAGACCCCCCGACCGGGCCCCCCCCAGGCTGGGCAGCATCGCAGAAATCGACTTGGGTGTTCCACCACCTGTTATGAAGACCTTTAAGGAGTTTCTGCTGTCACTGGATGATTCTGTGGATGAAACAGAAGCTGTTAAACGATACAATGATTACAAGCTGGAGTTTCGAAGGCAGCAGATGCAAGACTTCTTCCTGGCTCATAAAGATGAGGAGTG GTTTCGGTCCAAATACCACCCTGATGAGGTGGGGAAGCGTCGGCAGGAAGCCAGAGGAGCCCTACAGAACAGACTTCAAGTGTTCCTATCTCTAATGGATAGTGGCTGGTTTGATAACCTCCTCTTGGACATTGACAAGGCTGATGCCATCGTTAAGATGCTGGATGCAG CTGTGATTAAGATGGAAGGAGGCACAGAACATGATCTTCGCATTCTGGaccaggaagaagaagaagagcaatCAGGGAAACCTGGAGAATCTGGCAAGAAAGAAGATGGACGGGGAGGTTTAGTGCTCCCTGACGGGGAACGAAAAACTGATAAGGATGACAAAGAAGACAGCAAACAG ACTGAGAATGATAGTCTGTCTGAAGATAAAGCCAAAAAACCTGATGGTGATGggggaaaagatgagaagaaagaagagcctgagaaagaaacaaaaaag AGCAGTAAGAAGCGAAACCGGAAACACAGTGGGGATGACAGCTTTGATGAAGGCAGTGTGTCTGAGTCTGAATCTGAGTCAGAGAGTGTTCCGGctgaggaggagaaggatgaggCTG AAGAAACTGCCAAGGAGAAGGATAAGCCCAAAGAGGAAGATCGAGAAAAACCTAAAGAGAAGCCCAAGGAAACACTTGGACTAGAATTCAAACCCCGACCACTACACAAGACTTGCTCTCTCTTCATGCGCAACATTGCACCCAATATCCCTCGGGCTGAGATTATCTCT cTGTGTAAGAAATACCCAGGCTTCATGCGTGTGGCTTTGTCAGAGCCCCAGCCTGAGAGGAG ATTTTTCCGTCGGGGTTGGGTGACTTTTGATCGAAGTGTTAACATCAAGGAAATTTGCTGGAACTTGCAAAATATCAGG CTTCGGGAATGTGAACTGAGCCCTGGTGTGAATCGAGACTTAACTCGACGGGTCCGTAATGTCAATGGCATCACTCAACACAAACAAATTGTGCGCAATGACATCAAGCTGGCTGCCAAGCTGATTCATACTCTGGATGATAGAACCCAACTTTGGGGGGCTGATTCTGGGACCCCTCCCTTGCCTACG AGCCTGCCCTCTCAGAATCCAATTCTGAAGAATATTACTGATTACCTGATTGAGGAAGTGAGTGCTGAAGAGGAAGAGCTGCTGGGGAACAGTGGAGGGGGACCCCCTGAAGAACCTCCCAAGGAGGGGAATCCAGCTGAAATTAATGTGGAACGAGATGAAAAGCTACTCAAG GTTCTTGACAAACTCCTTCTGTACTTACGCATTGTGCACTCTCTGGACTATTACAACACTTGTGAATAtcccaatgaagatgaaatgccCAACAGATGTGGCATCATTCACGTTCGAGGGCCTATACCCCCAAATCGCATCAGCCATGGTGAAG TAGTAGAATGGCAGAAGACATTTGAGGAAAAGCTGACACCCTTGTTGAGTGTTCGGGAGTCTTTGTCAGAGGATGAAGCCCAGAAGATGGGACGAAAAGACCCTGAGCAAGAGGTGGAAAAATTTGTCACTTCCAATACCCAGGAACTGGGCAAAGACAAGTGGCTATGCCCCCTCAGTGGCAAAAAATTCAAG GGCCCTGAATTTGTACGGAAGCACATCTTCAACAAGCATGCTGAAAAAAttgaggaagtaaagaaggaggTGGCCTTTTTCAACAACTTCCTTACTGATGCCAAGCGGCCAGCACTGCCTGAGGTCAAGCCAGCTCAACCACCTGGTCCCGCTCAAA GCCTGACAGGACTTCCCTACCCACATCAGACGCCCCAGGGCCTGATGCCTTATGGTCAACCTCGGCCACCTATCCTTGGCTATGGAG CTGCAGCTGTCCGTCCCACAGTCCCTACAGGAGGACCCCCATATGGTGGCCCCCATGCTCCATATGGTGCTGGCCGTGGCAACTATGACTCATTCCGGGGCCAGGGTGGTTATCCTGGGAAACCTCGAAACCG GATGGTTCGTGGTGACCCAAGGGCAATTGTGGAATACCGGGATCTGGATGCCCCTGAAGATGTTGATTTCTTCTGA